One Halalkalicoccus jeotgali B3 DNA segment encodes these proteins:
- a CDS encoding PIN domain-containing protein, which yields MYCPDTNFLIDYVDTEREASEDAKALLESNPDRAYRIPSVALFEVLRGGARLRGAAGVADLIEQLDWADHLPLTPPAAREAVLVDGELETSGQKINLGDVLIAGTVREASGTIVTRDSHFANVDGLDVKRY from the coding sequence GTGTACTGTCCTGATACGAATTTCCTTATCGACTATGTCGACACAGAGCGCGAGGCATCAGAGGACGCGAAAGCGCTCCTCGAATCGAATCCAGATCGAGCGTACCGAATCCCCTCGGTCGCTTTGTTTGAGGTCCTCCGGGGTGGCGCTCGTCTCCGTGGCGCGGCTGGCGTCGCCGATCTGATTGAGCAACTGGATTGGGCCGATCATCTTCCACTCACTCCGCCCGCTGCTCGCGAGGCCGTGCTTGTCGACGGTGAGCTCGAAACGTCTGGTCAGAAAATCAACCTCGGGGACGTCCTGATCGCTGGAACCGTTCGCGAGGCGAGCGGGACGATTGTCACTCGTGATAGCCATTTCGCGAATGTCGACGGTCTCGATGTCAAACGATACTGA
- a CDS encoding helix-turn-helix domain-containing protein encodes MAKPGPSPTVTPEDVLEEFRSRDDPNEPLTAPEIADRLGCSRTTALNRLRELAERGDVVSKKVGGRSRVWWLPPTEFDRDLLKGYGSWTGTDLGAAVEETRKQLDEDLREDERVLS; translated from the coding sequence ATGGCAAAGCCAGGTCCATCACCGACGGTAACGCCCGAGGACGTCCTTGAGGAGTTCCGCTCGCGGGATGATCCTAACGAACCGCTCACCGCTCCCGAGATCGCCGACCGGCTCGGCTGTTCGCGAACGACCGCACTCAACAGGCTTCGCGAGCTTGCCGAGAGAGGCGACGTCGTCTCGAAGAAGGTCGGCGGCAGATCTCGAGTGTGGTGGCTCCCACCGACCGAGTTCGACCGCGACTTGCTGAAAGGCTACGGGTCATGGACGGGAACCGACCTTGGGGCAGCTGTCGAAGAGACACGCAAGCAGCTAGACGAGGATCTGCGAGAGGACGAGCGTGTACTGTCCTGA